A region from the Vicia villosa cultivar HV-30 ecotype Madison, WI linkage group LG3, Vvil1.0, whole genome shotgun sequence genome encodes:
- the LOC131658072 gene encoding uncharacterized protein LOC131658072, with protein sequence MGRGRPKKKVAMTPPTSVRVFSSTPNSNRDTSNTSDGSEKGPTRPILERIVEKIDKENKEDVESPKPWVDIIKGNKLAVNGSVIEYNAPMLVNGEIEVHIEEQDVASEKKFWKNALIMYAIGEELSMNAVKKFMKTTWNFVSLPDLYYNEEGYFIIKLKSSEDKTEVLMRGPYTIYKKPILLHEWNPKFTLQDDILRVLPIWVMFSQLPLVYWGEKSIGKIASAIGKPPNDK encoded by the coding sequence ATGGGGCGTGGTCGGCCAAAGAAGAAGGTGGCGATGACTCCTCCGACGAGTGTTAGGGTTTTCTCGTCAACACCAAACTCCAATAGGGACACAAGTAACACAAGTGATGGATCGGAGAAAGGACCTACAAGACCTATACTGGAAAGAATAGTGGAAAAAATAGACAAAGAGAACAAAGAGGATGTTGAGTCTCCAAAACCTTGGGTGGATATCATCAAGGGGAACAAACTGGCTGTGAATGGAAGTGTAATAGAATACAATGCACCTATGCTAGTAAATGGAGAGATTGAAGTGCACATTGAGGAACAGGATGTAGCATCTGAGAAAAAGTTCTGGAaaaatgctctgatcatgtatgCAATTGGAGAGGAGTTGTCAATGAATGCAGTAAAGAAATTCATGAAGACTACTTGGAATTTTGTGTCCCTGCCGGATCTTTACtataatgaagaaggatatttcATTATCAAGTTAAAGAGTAGTGAGGATAAGACTGAAGTGCTTATGAGAGGACCATACACAATATACAAGAAGCCAATCCTGTTACATGAGTGGAATCCCAAATTCACCTTGCAAGATGACATTCTCAGGGTTCTACCAATCTGGGTGATGTTTTCCCAACTGCCTTTAGTATATTGGGGTGAAAAAAGCATAGGGAAGATTGCAAGTGCTATTGGAAAACCCCCAAATGACAAATGA
- the LOC131655764 gene encoding uncharacterized protein LOC131655764, with the protein MTHKVVMSLLPFVLLLLINGQGSFARYIKLQQEIVEEKEVDQPYLDGWLKNPLKNQKLTSNSNQVYLDGWLKDTRSEGAKSTPESNQVYLDGWLKDTQAEKEKSNANSNQVYLDGWLKDIRAEKVKSAPTSNQVYLDGWLRDTRAEKEKSTSDSNQVYLDGWLKDTREEKAKSTTDSNQVYLDGWLKDTRVEKEKSTADSNQVFLDGWLKDIRAETEKSAHNSNQAYLDGWLKNTRAEKEKSTSDSKQVYVDGWLKDTRAEKPKSLSDSNQVYLDGWLKDTRSKKEKSTDDSNQVFLDGWLKDIRAEKEKSPHNSNQVYLDGWLKDTRAEKEKSTSDSNQVYLDGWLKDTRAEKEKFTSNSNQVYLDGWLKDTRSEKPKSTSDSNQVYLDGWLKDTRAEKSTADSNQVYLDGWLKDIRAEKAKSAHNSNQVYLDGWLKDTRSEKEKSTSDSNQVYLDGWLKDIRSEKEKSTPDSKLVYLDGWLKDTRK; encoded by the exons atgacacaCAAAGTTGTTATGTCTCTCCTTCCTTTTGTCTTGCTCTTGTTGATT AATGGACAAGGAAGTTTTGCTAGATATATAAAACTTCAACAAGAgattgtagaagaaaaagaagttgATCAGCCTTACCTTGATGGCTGGCTCAAAAATCCATTGAAGAACCAAAAACTCACATCTAACTCCAACCAAGTTTATCtggatggatggttgaaagataccagATCCGAGGGAGCAAAATCCACGCCTGAatccaaccaagtttaccttgatggatggttgaaagatactcaAGCTGAGAAAGAAAAATCTAACGCTAACTCCAACCAAGTTtatcttgatggatggttgaaagatatcaGAGCTGAGAAAGTAAAGTCTGCACCTACATCCAACCAAGTTTACCTCGATGGATGGTTAAGAGATACCAGAGCAGAGAAAGAAAAATCCACCTCAgactccaaccaagtttaccttgatggatggttgaaagatacccgagAAGAGAAAGCAAAATCCACAACtgactccaaccaagtttaccttgatggatggttgaaagatactcgagttgagaaagaaaaatctacagctgactccaaccaagtttttcttgatggatggttgaaagatatcaGAGCTGAGACAGAAAAGTCTGCCCATAACTCTAACCAAgcttaccttgatggatggttgaaaaaTACCCGAGCAGAGAAAGAAAAATCTACCTCAGACTCCAAACAAGTTTATGTTGATGGATGGTTAAAAGATACCCGAGCAGAAAAACCAAAATCCTTATCtgactccaaccaagtttaccttgacggatggttgaaagatacccgaTCTAAGAAAGAAAAATCAACTGATGACTCCAACCAAGTTTTTCTAGATGGTTGGTTGAAAGATATCAGAGCTGAGAAAGAAAAGTCCCCCCATAACTcgaaccaagtttaccttgatggttggttgaaagatacccgagCAGAGAAAGAAAAATCCACCTCtgactccaaccaagtttacctcgatggatggttgaaagatacccgagCAGAGAAAGAAAAATTCACCTCTAAttccaaccaagtttaccttgatggatggttgaaagatacccgaTCAGAGAAACCAAAATCTACATCTGACTCTAatcaagtttaccttgatggatggttgaaagatacccgagCAGAAAAATCTACCGCTGACTCCAACCAAGTTTATCTTGATGGATGGCTGAAAGATATCAGGGCTGAGAAAGCAAAGTCCGCCCATAACTctaaccaagtttaccttgatggatggttgaaagatacccgaTCAGAGAAAGAAAAATCCACCTCtgactccaaccaagtttaccttgatggatggttgaaggATATTCGTTCTGAGAAAGAAAAATCTACACCAGACTCCAAACTAGTTTATCTTGATGGATGGTTAAAAGATACCCGAAAGTAA
- the LOC131655765 gene encoding uncharacterized protein LOC131655765 gives MTHKVVMSLLPFVLLLLINGQGSFARYIKLQQEIVEEKEVDQPYLDGWLKNPLKNQKLTSNSNQVYLDGWLKDTRSEGAKSTPESNQVYLDGWLKDTRAEKEKSNANSNQVYLDGWWKDIRAEKVKSAPTSNQVYLDGWLKDTRAEKEKSTSDSKQVYLDGWLKDTREEKAKSTSDSNQVYLDGWLKDTRAEKEKSTADSNQVFLDGWLKDIRAETEKSAHNSNQAYLDGWLKNTRAEKEKSTSDSKQVYVDGWLKDTRAEKPKSLSDSTQVYLDGWLKDTRSKKEKSTDDSNQVFLDGWLKDIRAEKEKSPHNSNQVYLDGWLKDTRAEKEKSTSDSNQVYLDGWLKDTRAEKEKFTSNSNQVYLDGWLKDTRSEKPKSTSDSNQVYLDGWLKDTRAEKSTADSNQVYLDGWLKDIRAEKAKSAHNSNQVYLDGWLKDTRSEKEKFTSDSNQVYLDGWLKDIRSEKEKSTPDSKLVYLDGWLKDTRK, from the exons atgacacaCAAAGTTGTTATGTCTCTCCTTCCCTTTGTCTTGCTCTTGTTGATT AATGGACAAGGTAGTTTTGCTAGATATATAAAACTTCAACAAGAgattgtagaagaaaaagaagttgATCAGCCTTACCTTGATGGCTGGCTCAAAAATCCATTGAAGAACCAAAAACTCACTTCTAACTCCAACCAAGTTTATCtggatggatggttgaaagataccagATCTGAGGGAGCAAAATCCACGCCTGAatccaaccaagtttaccttgatggatggttgaaagatactcgAGCTGAGAAAGAAAAATCTAACGCTAACTCCAACCAAGTTTATCTTGATGGATGGTGGAAAGATATCAGAGCTGAGAAAGTAAAGTCTGCACCTACATCCAACCAAGTTTACCTCGATGGATGGTTAAAAGATACCAGAGCAGAGAAAGAAAAATCCACCTCAGACTCCAagcaagtttaccttgatggatggttgaaagatacccgagAAGAGAAAGCAAAATCCACATCtgactccaaccaagtttaccttgatggatggttgaaagatactcgagctgagaaagaaaaatctacagctgactccaaccaagtttttcttgatggatggttgaaagatatcaGAGCTGAGACAGAAAAGTCTGCCCATAACTCTAACCAAgcttaccttgatggatggttgaaaaaTACCCGGGCAGAGAAAGAAAAATCTACCTCTGACTCCAAACAAGTTTATGTTGATGGATGGTTAAAAGATACCCGAGCAGAAAAACCAAAATCCTTATCTGACTCAacccaagtttaccttgatggatggttgaaagatacccgaTCTAAGAAAGAAAAATCAACTGATGACTCCAACCAAGTTTTTCTTGATGGTTGGTTGAAAGATATCAGAGCTGAGAAAGAAAAGTCCCCCCATAACTcgaaccaagtttaccttgatggttggttgaaagatacccgagCAGAGAAAGAAAAATCCACCTCTGATTCCAACCAAGTTTACCtcgatggatggttgaaagatacccgagCAGAGAAAGAAAAATTCACCTCTAAttccaaccaagtttaccttgatggatggttgaaagatacccgaTCAGAGAAACCAAAATCCACATCTGACTCCAatcaagtttaccttgatggatggttgaaagatacccgagCAGAAAAATCTACCGCTGACTCCAACCAAGTTtatcttgatggatggttgaaagatatcaGAGCTGAGAAAGCAAAGTCCGCCCATAACTctaaccaagtttaccttgatggatggttgaaagatacccgaTCAGAGAAAGAAAAATTCACCTCtgactccaaccaagtttaccttgatggatggttgaaggATATTCGTTCTGAGAAAGAAAAATCTACACCAGACTCCAAACTAGTTtatcttgatggatggttgaaagatacccgaAAGTAA